A part of Nocardioides sp. WS12 genomic DNA contains:
- a CDS encoding thermonuclease family protein: MRRHPLLVAVAVVVLVFVLFRVFDGANAQPHNEVQQVEPKDGRSLVVTHVVDGDTVDLSNGETVRLVGIDTPERGECGYREARSALVDLVEDKRITLGASDEDRDRYDRLLRYVDVGNVDAGLQLIKQGLAIARYDSRDGYGRHPREDRYLKADKASPPSVCD; the protein is encoded by the coding sequence ATGCGCCGCCACCCCTTGCTCGTCGCGGTGGCGGTGGTCGTGCTGGTCTTCGTGCTGTTTCGCGTGTTCGACGGCGCCAACGCCCAGCCCCACAACGAGGTTCAGCAGGTCGAGCCGAAGGACGGACGCTCGCTCGTCGTCACCCATGTCGTCGACGGCGACACCGTCGACCTCAGCAACGGGGAGACCGTGCGGCTCGTCGGGATCGACACCCCGGAACGAGGGGAGTGCGGCTACCGCGAGGCCCGGTCCGCGCTCGTCGACCTGGTCGAGGACAAGCGGATCACCCTCGGCGCGTCCGACGAGGACCGCGACCGTTACGACCGGTTGCTGCGGTACGTCGACGTCGGCAACGTCGACGCCGGCCTGCAGTTGATCAAGCAGGGGCTCGCGATCGCGCGCTACGACTCCCGCGACGGATACGGCCGCCACCCGCGCGAGGACCGCTACCTCAAGGCCGACAAGGCCAGCCCGCCCTCGGTCTGCGACTAG